In Clupea harengus chromosome 1, Ch_v2.0.2, whole genome shotgun sequence, one DNA window encodes the following:
- the LOC105897678 gene encoding uncharacterized protein LOC105897678 encodes MDFYSRWVEVYPMKTCNSEEIAQNVYDLVSRMGYPYGFLSRISPRCLKEINSALCKLVRLEATFILHHPQTGSLDQTTKTLIDKMVFDLSKEHPDGWDVCLPASVYRMCCSVNPSTCQRPLSLLHSKAALPLMKKPRLLMVDGGDISKFTFVLLEPQAPGSAVQLQCEECRHWSQITQPVEIKGYEDMRLKDEEYTYTCPSCRVILDETARRTGEGVTEEERGAVSERTAGDTGAKGMKREERSVWRNDEGEETSGRESGKGEGGAMSAKKNAGAAGQTMRKNTTAEEGADEDVRAATGLERKCRRGRPPLKERPAVKALEGMVSDKHKAPRKCVRLQLGKTRGRGRPRRTESLIKAGALLQEGDDGERTQGQ; translated from the exons ATGGACTTCTACTCTAGATGGGTCGAGGTCTATCCCATGAAAACATGCAACAGTGAGGAGATTGCCCAGAACGTCTACGACCTGGTCTCTCGCATGGGTTATCCCTATGGCTTCCTCTCCAGGATTAGCCCAAGATGCCTTAAAGAG ATTAACAGTGCTTTGTGTAAACTTGTAAGACTGGAGGCAACCTTCATACTCCACCATCCTCAGACTGGCTCTTTGGATCAGACCACAAAGACACTCATAGATAA GATGGTGTTTGACTTGTCGAAGGAGCACCCTGATGGCTGGGACGTGTGCCTCCCTGCCTCTGTGTACCGCATGTGCTGCAGTGTGAACCCAAGTACCTGCCAGAGACCCCTGTCCCTGCTCCACAGCAAAGCTGCCCTGCCACTCATGAAGAAGCCCAGGCTGTTGATG GTGGATGGTGGTGACATAAGCAAGTTCACCTTTGTGCTCCTGGAGCCCCAGGCCCCTGGCAGTGCCGTGCAGCTTCAGTGCGAAGAGTGCCGCCATTGGAGCCAGATCACCCAGCCCGTGGAGATCAAAGGATATGAGGACATGAGGCTCAAGGATGAGGAGTACACCTACACCTGCCCTAGCTGCAGAGTCATCCTGGACGAGACGGCCAGAAGAACAGGAGAGGGCgttacagaggaggagaggggagcagtcAGCGAAAGAACCGCAGGAGATACAGGGGCAAAGGGGATGAAAcgggaggagagaagtgtgtggaGAAATGACGAGGGCGAGGAAACGAGCGGAAGAGAAAGTGGAAAAGGTGAAGGTGGAGCGATGAGCGCGAAAAAGAATGCAGGTGCAGCAG GACAGACGATGAGGAAGAACACAACGGCTGAGGAAGGGGCGGATGAAGATGTCAGAGCGGCAACAGGATTAGAAAGAAAGTGTAGAAGGGGACGGCCGCCGCTTAAAGAAAGACCTGCAGTTAAAGCATTAGAAGGAATGGTTTCAGACAAACATAAAGCACCTCGGAAATGTGTCAGATTGCAGTTGGGTAAAACACGTGGGAGAGGCAGACCTCGACGCACAGAGAGTCTCATCAAAGCGGGGGCACTTTTACAAGAaggggatgatggagagagaacacagggacaataa
- the elob gene encoding elongin-B has product MDVFLMIRRHKTTIFTDAKESTTVYELKRIVEGILKRAPEEQRLYKDDVLLDDSKTLGDCGFTNQTARPQAPGTVGLAFRANDETFEPLRVEPFSSPPELPDVMKPQDSSSTANEQAVQ; this is encoded by the exons ATG gATGTGTTCCTTATGATCAGGCGTCACAAGACGACCATTTTCACAGACGCAAAAGAGTCCACCACTGTTTATGAACTGAAACGTATCGTGGAAGGCATCCTGAAACGGGCTCCAGAAGAGCAGAGGCTTTATAAG GATGATGTATTGCTGGACGACAGTAAAACTCTTGGAGATTGTGGATTTACAAACCAGACAGCGCGGCCCCAGGCCCCAGGCACTGTTGGACTGGCGTTCCGTGCCAATG ATGAGACTTTTGAACCACTGAGGGTGGAACCCTTCTCCAGCCCTCCTGAGCTACCGGACGTCATGAAGCCCCAAGACTCCAGCAGCACTGCCAACGAGCAGGCGGTGCAGTGA